One segment of Phycisphaerae bacterium DNA contains the following:
- a CDS encoding S8 family serine peptidase, whose translation MKNLALVITVGLPLALVPATASQTTAGTSQAVIEPAVHRELEESPDGTAYVLVLLKPTPFLPRAQRAQQQALVAAAQARVLDRMAPGELDVAYRYRNFAALAGRVNSAGLAKLATHSEVVAVGPDAQGHAQLSQSVPFINADDVQALGFKGGGYTVAVLDTGIDTDHADLSDHIAYGAYHFLGQGSNKGPGAEDNNGHGTNVAGIITSKGTVAPIGVAPNAMILPVKVLDANGSGWVSDWAAGVDYVVDPNDPNFPEDYHTYVINMSLGTDTRYTSCPCDNASTYTQLLQTAILAAKNNCTVTFASSGNYGNCTKMCAPACLSAAVAVAAVYDGNYGREPDSGSYYFYPNYVCYDDATAADLVCCFTDRSHCNALAAPGRLITSTGMGGGTSTYTGTSQAAPHCSGAATLVIGAYGWYWGISPTVDTIVNKLKETAVATTDECITDPNDPNNPPNPKRIDAWAAVSSIRGDCTFDPDDIYPKDPGGNFGHGSDIFHGYATTSMSFMVAGAPGTGQGSADVFVRTGTTWTATTRLSATDTTALRFGHAVALAEDWVAVGAPWSIYPFPHAGAAYLYRRQGVTWVPELRVIPSDVAPGDCFGTAADLTAERLLSGAPYDDDVGANSGSAYVYRLQGTSWVLETKLHAIGGSAGSEFGNAVSLGSDRLVVAAHNRPGGGAVYVFRLEGTTWPQEAELVAPDAFSGDNFGVSVSLSGDLLAVGADGEDDAASNAGAVYVWRRVGTSWLFEAKLTAPDAAADDHFGSTVAIGADRLVVGAPRKDDSGTDTGATYVFARNTDGEWLLFTKLAAPAAETADQFGASVALSNGVAVSTTPGRAAGAGDAFIFGVGGDCNHTASCDLCDIAAGLSADVNNNGVPDECEFDTDGDGFVDADDNCPWVGNQDQADADNDQVGDMCDNCPAAANGDQSDVDGDEIGDVCDNCRYAANADQADSDADNVGDVCDNCPGVSNSDQADTDGDAFGDVCDNCPTLPNADQADTDGDGFGDVCDNCPDIPNVDQLDMDGDGVGDVCDNCPAVTNADQADGDNDGFGDLCDNCPAAFNQGQLDADGDGSGDACDVMLGDLNCDGTYGPGSFRDINPFVLYLSNYSTWRATYPECNAQNGDINGDGVYPSFQDINPFVALLSGGG comes from the coding sequence ATGAAAAACCTGGCACTGGTCATCACTGTGGGGCTGCCGCTCGCGCTTGTCCCGGCGACCGCCTCCCAAACAACTGCGGGCACAAGCCAAGCGGTCATCGAACCCGCGGTCCACCGCGAACTCGAAGAATCGCCCGACGGAACAGCGTACGTCCTGGTGCTCCTGAAACCGACGCCCTTCCTCCCCCGCGCGCAGCGGGCGCAGCAGCAAGCGCTCGTCGCCGCGGCGCAGGCTCGCGTCCTCGACCGGATGGCGCCCGGCGAACTCGACGTCGCGTACCGCTACCGCAACTTCGCCGCACTGGCCGGTCGCGTGAACAGCGCCGGGCTCGCCAAGCTGGCGACGCACAGCGAGGTCGTCGCCGTCGGGCCGGACGCGCAGGGCCATGCACAGCTCAGCCAGAGCGTCCCGTTCATCAACGCGGACGACGTGCAGGCGCTGGGGTTCAAGGGCGGCGGCTACACAGTCGCGGTCCTGGACACTGGCATCGACACCGACCATGCGGACCTGTCCGACCACATCGCGTACGGCGCGTATCACTTCCTGGGCCAGGGCTCCAACAAGGGCCCCGGCGCCGAGGACAACAACGGGCACGGCACGAACGTCGCCGGGATCATCACGTCGAAGGGCACGGTCGCGCCGATCGGCGTAGCGCCGAACGCGATGATTCTGCCCGTGAAGGTGCTCGACGCGAACGGCTCCGGCTGGGTCAGCGACTGGGCCGCCGGCGTGGACTACGTCGTCGATCCCAACGACCCCAACTTCCCCGAGGACTATCACACCTACGTAATCAACATGAGCCTGGGGACGGACACGCGCTACACGAGCTGTCCCTGCGACAACGCCAGCACGTACACGCAGCTTCTGCAGACGGCGATCCTGGCGGCGAAGAACAACTGCACGGTCACATTCGCCTCGAGCGGCAACTATGGCAACTGCACGAAGATGTGCGCCCCCGCGTGCCTGTCGGCGGCCGTCGCCGTGGCCGCCGTGTATGACGGCAACTACGGCCGTGAGCCTGACAGTGGCTCGTACTACTTCTACCCCAACTATGTGTGCTACGACGACGCGACCGCCGCCGACCTGGTGTGCTGTTTCACGGACCGCAGCCACTGCAACGCGCTCGCGGCGCCCGGGCGGTTGATCACGTCGACCGGCATGGGTGGAGGGACGAGCACGTACACCGGCACATCGCAGGCCGCGCCGCATTGCAGCGGCGCCGCGACGCTCGTCATCGGCGCCTACGGCTGGTACTGGGGCATCTCGCCGACCGTCGATACGATCGTCAACAAGCTGAAAGAGACGGCGGTCGCGACGACCGACGAGTGCATCACCGATCCCAACGACCCGAACAACCCGCCGAATCCGAAGCGGATCGATGCATGGGCCGCGGTGAGCTCCATTCGCGGCGATTGCACGTTCGACCCGGACGATATCTACCCCAAGGACCCTGGTGGCAACTTCGGGCATGGCAGCGATATCTTCCACGGGTACGCCACAACGAGCATGAGCTTCATGGTTGCGGGCGCCCCGGGCACGGGCCAGGGCTCGGCGGATGTCTTCGTGCGCACCGGCACCACCTGGACCGCCACGACGCGGCTGTCTGCGACAGACACGACGGCGTTGCGGTTTGGCCACGCCGTGGCACTCGCGGAAGACTGGGTCGCCGTCGGGGCGCCTTGGAGCATCTATCCGTTCCCCCATGCCGGCGCGGCGTACCTGTATCGCCGCCAGGGCGTCACCTGGGTGCCGGAGTTGCGGGTGATCCCGTCGGACGTGGCGCCCGGCGATTGCTTCGGGACGGCGGCCGATCTGACCGCGGAGCGGTTGTTGAGCGGCGCGCCGTACGACGACGATGTCGGCGCAAACTCCGGTTCCGCCTACGTCTATCGTCTCCAGGGCACGAGTTGGGTGCTGGAGACGAAGCTGCACGCCATTGGCGGCAGCGCGGGCAGTGAATTCGGCAACGCCGTCTCATTGGGCAGCGACCGGCTGGTCGTGGCCGCCCACAATCGCCCGGGCGGTGGCGCCGTGTACGTCTTCCGGCTCGAAGGCACGACCTGGCCGCAGGAAGCGGAACTCGTCGCGCCGGATGCCTTCTCCGGCGACAACTTCGGCGTGTCGGTTTCGCTCAGCGGCGATCTGCTCGCGGTCGGTGCCGACGGAGAGGACGACGCTGCCAGCAACGCCGGGGCGGTGTATGTGTGGCGGCGCGTCGGCACGAGCTGGTTGTTTGAGGCGAAGCTGACTGCGCCGGACGCCGCGGCGGACGATCACTTCGGGAGCACTGTCGCCATTGGCGCGGATCGCCTGGTGGTCGGCGCGCCGCGCAAAGACGACTCGGGCACCGATACGGGCGCCACGTACGTGTTCGCGCGCAACACGGATGGCGAGTGGCTGTTGTTCACGAAGCTCGCGGCACCGGCGGCGGAGACCGCGGACCAGTTCGGCGCGTCCGTCGCGCTGTCCAATGGGGTTGCCGTGTCCACAACTCCGGGGCGCGCTGCTGGTGCCGGCGACGCGTTCATCTTCGGCGTCGGCGGCGACTGCAACCACACCGCGTCGTGCGACCTGTGCGACATCGCAGCCGGCCTGTCGGCCGATGTGAACAACAACGGCGTGCCCGACGAATGCGAGTTCGATACGGACGGCGACGGATTCGTGGACGCAGATGACAACTGCCCGTGGGTCGGCAACCAGGATCAGGCCGACGCCGACAACGATCAGGTCGGCGACATGTGCGACAACTGTCCGGCGGCCGCCAATGGGGATCAGTCCGACGTGGACGGTGACGAAATCGGCGACGTGTGTGACAACTGCCGGTACGCGGCGAATGCCGATCAGGCGGACAGCGACGCCGATAATGTAGGCGACGTGTGCGACAACTGTCCAGGAGTGTCGAACTCGGACCAGGCCGACACCGATGGCGACGCGTTCGGCGATGTCTGCGACAACTGCCCCACTCTGCCCAACGCGGATCAGGCTGACACCGATGGCGACGGGTTCGGTGACGTCTGCGACAACTGCCCTGACATCCCAAACGTGGACCAGTTGGATATGGACGGCGATGGGGTCGGCGATGTCTGCGACAACTGTCCCGCAGTCACCAACGCAGATCAGGCGGACGGCGACAACGACGGGTTCGGCGACCTCTGTGACAACTGCCCGGCGGCATTCAACCAGGGGCAGCTCGACGCCGACGGCGATGGCAGCGGCGACGCCTGCGACGTCATGCTCGGCGACCTGAACTGTGACGGCACCTACGGGCCCGGCTCGTTCCGGGACATCAACCCATTCGTGCTGTATCTCTCGAATTACAGTACGTGGCGGGCCACGTACCCCGAATGCAACGCGCAGAACGGCGACATCAACGGCGACGGCGTGTATCCGTCGTTCCAGGATATCAACCCGTTCGTGGCGTTGCTGTCCGGCGGCGGATAG
- the gdhA gene encoding NADP-specific glutamate dehydrogenase, translated as MSASTVQSFMQEVIARNPEQKEFHQAVHEVVESVMPVLDRHPEFRKAKVLERIVEPERVIMFRVPWQDDRGEVQVNRGMRVEFNSAIGPYKGGLRFHPSVNLGIIKFLGFEQIFKNALTTLPMGGGKGGSDFDPKGKSDSEVMRFCQSFMSELFRHIGEYIDVPAGDIGVGGREIGFLFGQYKKLTRRFEGVLTGKGLNWGGSLIRPEATGYGQVYFAEEMLKTRGKNFKGLKCVISGSGNVAQYATQKVIQLGGKPITLSDSNGFIVDEEGITEEKLAFVMNLKNVKRGRIKEYKDKYPKAHYEEIDAKKNYNPLWQVKCDVALPSATQNEINEVDANNLVKNGCFCISEGANMPTTPSGVKVFLESKVLYGPAKAANAGGVATSGLEMSQNGLRLQWTREEVDQRLHNIMISIHENCRKTAEEYGTPGNYVNGANIAGFLKVATSMMDQGLV; from the coding sequence ATGTCAGCTAGCACGGTCCAGTCCTTCATGCAGGAGGTGATCGCCCGGAATCCGGAGCAGAAGGAATTCCATCAGGCGGTTCACGAAGTCGTCGAGTCGGTCATGCCGGTCCTTGACCGACACCCTGAGTTTCGCAAGGCCAAGGTGCTCGAGCGGATCGTCGAGCCCGAACGCGTGATCATGTTCCGCGTGCCGTGGCAGGACGACCGCGGCGAGGTGCAGGTCAACCGCGGGATGCGCGTCGAGTTCAACAGCGCGATCGGCCCCTACAAGGGCGGACTGCGGTTCCACCCCTCGGTCAACCTGGGCATCATCAAGTTCCTCGGCTTCGAGCAGATCTTCAAGAACGCCCTCACCACCCTGCCCATGGGCGGCGGCAAGGGCGGCTCCGACTTCGATCCGAAGGGCAAGTCCGACAGCGAAGTCATGCGCTTCTGCCAGAGCTTCATGAGCGAGCTCTTCCGCCACATCGGCGAGTACATCGACGTCCCCGCCGGCGACATCGGCGTCGGTGGCCGCGAGATCGGCTTCCTGTTCGGCCAGTACAAGAAGCTCACTCGCCGGTTCGAGGGCGTGCTGACCGGCAAGGGCCTGAACTGGGGCGGCAGCCTCATTCGTCCGGAAGCCACCGGCTACGGCCAAGTTTACTTCGCCGAAGAGATGCTCAAGACGCGCGGCAAGAACTTCAAGGGTCTCAAGTGCGTGATCAGCGGTTCGGGCAATGTCGCGCAGTATGCGACCCAGAAGGTCATTCAGCTCGGCGGCAAGCCAATTACCCTTTCCGACTCGAACGGCTTCATCGTCGATGAAGAGGGCATCACCGAAGAGAAGCTCGCTTTCGTCATGAACCTCAAGAACGTCAAGCGCGGCCGCATCAAGGAGTATAAGGACAAGTACCCCAAGGCGCACTACGAAGAGATCGACGCCAAGAAGAACTACAACCCGCTCTGGCAGGTCAAGTGCGACGTCGCGTTGCCCTCGGCCACCCAGAACGAGATCAACGAAGTCGACGCCAACAACCTGGTCAAGAACGGCTGTTTCTGCATTTCCGAAGGCGCCAACATGCCGACGACCCCGTCCGGCGTTAAGGTCTTCCTCGAGAGCAAGGTCCTGTACGGACCCGCCAAGGCCGCGAATGCGGGCGGCGTGGCGACGAGCGGTCTCGAGATGTCGCAGAACGGTCTGCGTCTGCAGTGGACGCGTGAAGAGGTCGATCAGCGCCTACACAACATCATGATCAGCATTCACGAGAATTGCCGGAAGACCGCCGAAGAGTACGGCACGCCGGGCAACTACGTAAACGGCGCCAACATCGCCGGCTTCTTGAAGGTCGCCACGTCGATGATGGATCAGGGTCTGGTGTAA
- a CDS encoding M3 family oligoendopeptidase: MANSSHAPSQPEFPRQYVAAGADFGTWSTAEPYFRELAERQIASEVALEKWLLDVSELEACFEEEGTRRYTAMTCQTDDAERQQRYLEFIEHVQPQAEPWRDKLRRRFAVAAEHLSLPKRRYEVLERSVRNAIELYREENIPLLVEDQKLKTEYQMTTAAMTCMYDGREQTLQQMARYLEEPDRQVRTTTWQLSADRFLQDAGRLDEIYAQMVGLRDRIARNAGCRDFREYAFRSMERFDYTPEDCLAFHAAIERVCVPATGQLAAERRRKLGLTTLRPWDMSVDPDGCPPLRPFENEDQLTAGCSRIFHQVDPELGKIFDTLCAREVLDLASRKGKAPGGYQVSFAERRLPFIFMNAVGTETDVRTLLHEGGHAFHTWACRNEPLFAYRSAPIEFAEVASMGMECLALPYTDAFFGAETRRATRRFFEKIVAFFPFMAMIDAFQHYVYTHVDAGLESWKDQWQALCRRYAPEVDMSGLEPHDRHGWQKKLHIYEVPFYYVEYGIAQLGALQVWHNARADRAQAIAQYRHGLALGGSRPLPELFAAAGCRFDFAAGTLEPLIAAVMREIASAA, from the coding sequence ATGGCGAATTCGTCGCACGCTCCGTCCCAACCGGAATTCCCCCGCCAATATGTCGCTGCCGGCGCCGACTTCGGCACGTGGAGCACTGCCGAGCCGTACTTCCGTGAACTGGCCGAGCGGCAGATCGCCAGCGAAGTCGCGCTCGAGAAGTGGCTGCTCGACGTCAGCGAGCTCGAAGCCTGTTTCGAGGAGGAAGGCACGCGGCGCTACACGGCGATGACCTGCCAGACGGACGATGCCGAACGGCAGCAGCGTTACCTGGAGTTCATCGAGCACGTGCAGCCCCAGGCCGAGCCGTGGCGCGACAAGCTGCGCCGCCGGTTCGCGGTGGCAGCCGAGCACCTGTCGCTGCCGAAGCGGCGTTACGAAGTGCTGGAGCGCAGCGTACGCAACGCGATTGAGCTGTATCGCGAGGAGAACATCCCGCTGCTCGTCGAGGACCAGAAGCTCAAAACCGAGTACCAGATGACGACGGCCGCGATGACCTGCATGTATGACGGTCGCGAGCAGACGCTGCAGCAGATGGCCCGCTATCTCGAGGAACCGGACCGCCAGGTGCGCACCACCACCTGGCAGCTTTCCGCCGACCGCTTTCTGCAGGATGCGGGCCGCCTGGATGAGATCTACGCACAGATGGTCGGGCTGCGCGACCGGATCGCGCGCAACGCCGGCTGCCGCGATTTCCGCGAGTATGCGTTCCGCAGCATGGAGCGCTTCGACTATACGCCCGAGGATTGCCTGGCGTTTCACGCCGCGATCGAACGCGTCTGCGTGCCGGCGACGGGGCAGCTCGCCGCGGAGCGCCGCCGCAAGCTCGGCCTCACGACGCTGCGCCCCTGGGACATGTCCGTGGATCCGGACGGTTGTCCGCCGTTGCGGCCGTTTGAGAACGAGGACCAACTGACCGCCGGGTGCAGCCGGATCTTTCACCAGGTCGATCCCGAGCTCGGCAAGATCTTCGACACGCTGTGCGCACGGGAAGTGCTCGATCTGGCCAGCCGCAAGGGCAAGGCGCCGGGCGGCTACCAGGTGAGTTTCGCGGAGCGGCGGCTGCCGTTCATCTTCATGAACGCGGTCGGCACGGAGACGGATGTGCGGACGCTGCTGCACGAGGGCGGGCACGCGTTCCACACCTGGGCTTGCCGCAACGAGCCACTCTTCGCCTATCGCAGCGCTCCGATCGAGTTTGCGGAGGTGGCGTCGATGGGCATGGAGTGCCTCGCGCTACCTTACACCGATGCCTTCTTCGGGGCCGAGACGCGCCGCGCCACGCGGCGCTTCTTCGAGAAGATCGTCGCCTTCTTCCCGTTCATGGCGATGATCGACGCGTTTCAGCACTACGTGTACACGCATGTCGACGCCGGCCTGGAGAGCTGGAAGGACCAGTGGCAGGCGCTGTGCCGGCGCTACGCGCCGGAAGTGGACATGTCCGGGCTCGAACCGCACGACCGGCACGGCTGGCAGAAGAAGCTGCACATCTACGAGGTGCCGTTCTACTACGTCGAGTACGGCATCGCTCAGCTCGGCGCGCTGCAGGTCTGGCACAACGCGCGGGCCGACCGCGCGCAGGCGATCGCACAATACCGGCACGGCCTCGCGCTCGGCGGTAGCCGCCCGCTGCCGGAGCTGTTCGCCGCCGCCGGTTGCCGCTTCGACTTTGCCGCCGGGACGCTCGAACCGCTCATCGCGGCGGTGATGCGCGAAATCGCGTCCGCAGCCTGA
- a CDS encoding undecaprenyl-phosphate glucose phosphotransferase — protein MLKQHNQVVITLLVLADALAVTAAWLASYWLRFALLTVDPTKGVPALGDKFLPMLPFVVLGHLLIFNRLHLYRPRRSEGLGRELRDIFKAFFVAIVVVVLIDYALPESNKISRRFIATYAVVGSVCFALFRLSVRGLARRLRRRGYNRRWAAIVGSGRAAQRLLQALRKNPWTGIEVAYFVDDREQTGALLNVPVRGPLTELAAIVERHPVDSIFIALPGNQAHRTDEVLAALSRSMADVQLVPDMNPAYTMRPNVSQLDNVPILSLRQTPLYGSNAIVKRAFDLVVGSLFTLVALPLMALIALLVKLGSPGPVLYRQRRMGLDGQEFIMLKFRTMRADAEAGGPVWSQTADARRTRIGAFLRRTSLDELPNLFNVLAGHMSLVGPRPERPEFIAEFKHEIPNYMLRHKMKAGMTGYAQIRGWRGNTSLHKRIQHDLHYIRNWSLGLDIRILLQTLGSVWFSHHEGPAPAAAAGDGESSESPPFIPTPGPRTTVPPDAST, from the coding sequence ATGCTCAAGCAGCATAACCAGGTTGTCATCACCCTGCTGGTGCTGGCCGACGCGCTGGCCGTCACGGCGGCGTGGCTCGCGAGCTATTGGCTGCGCTTCGCGCTGCTGACCGTGGATCCGACCAAGGGCGTACCGGCGCTGGGCGACAAGTTCCTGCCGATGCTGCCGTTCGTCGTGCTCGGCCACCTGCTGATCTTCAATCGCCTGCACCTGTACCGCCCGCGCCGCAGCGAAGGGCTCGGCCGCGAGCTGCGTGACATCTTCAAGGCGTTCTTCGTCGCGATCGTCGTGGTCGTGCTCATCGACTACGCCCTGCCCGAGAGCAACAAGATCTCACGCCGCTTCATCGCGACCTACGCCGTCGTCGGCTCCGTGTGCTTCGCGCTCTTCCGCCTCAGCGTGCGCGGACTGGCACGGCGACTGCGGCGGCGCGGTTACAACCGGCGTTGGGCGGCGATCGTCGGCAGCGGCCGGGCGGCGCAGCGGCTGCTGCAGGCGTTGCGCAAGAACCCGTGGACGGGCATCGAGGTCGCGTACTTCGTGGATGACCGCGAGCAGACCGGCGCGCTGCTGAACGTCCCGGTGCGCGGCCCGCTCACCGAGCTGGCGGCGATTGTCGAACGCCATCCGGTGGATTCGATCTTCATTGCCCTACCGGGCAATCAAGCGCACCGCACGGATGAGGTGCTCGCCGCCCTGTCGCGCTCCATGGCCGACGTGCAGCTCGTGCCCGACATGAACCCGGCGTACACGATGCGGCCGAACGTGTCGCAGCTCGACAACGTGCCGATCCTGTCGCTGCGCCAGACGCCGCTGTACGGCTCGAACGCGATCGTCAAGCGGGCCTTTGATCTCGTGGTCGGCAGCCTGTTCACGCTCGTCGCACTGCCGCTCATGGCCTTGATCGCGCTGCTCGTGAAGCTTGGCAGCCCCGGGCCGGTGCTCTATCGGCAGCGCCGGATGGGGCTCGACGGCCAGGAATTCATCATGCTCAAGTTCCGCACGATGCGCGCCGACGCCGAGGCCGGCGGACCGGTCTGGTCGCAGACCGCCGACGCCCGGCGCACACGGATCGGGGCGTTTCTCCGGCGGACGAGCCTGGACGAGTTGCCGAACCTGTTCAACGTGCTGGCGGGGCACATGTCGCTGGTCGGGCCGCGGCCGGAGCGGCCGGAGTTCATCGCCGAGTTCAAGCACGAGATCCCGAACTACATGCTGCGGCACAAGATGAAGGCGGGCATGACCGGCTACGCGCAGATTCGCGGCTGGCGCGGCAACACGTCGCTCCACAAGCGCATCCAGCACGACCTGCACTACATCCGCAACTGGAGCCTGGGGCTCGATATCCGCATACTTCTGCAGACGCTCGGCAGCGTGTGGTTCAGCCACCACGAAGGGCCGGCACCGGCCGCCGCTGCAGGTGACGGCGAGAGTTCCGAGTCGCCCCCGTTCATTCCTACTCCCGGACCGCGCACGACCGTGCCACCCGATGCGAGTACGTAG
- a CDS encoding inositol monophosphatase family protein — MKPRELQSILDFAIESAQLAGRLTLRYFNADTPAEMKADNTPITIADREAEELLRRRIADAFPTHGILGEEFGESRGCSPARWILDPIDGTQSFISGVPLYSVLVGLEWEGEMVVGVIHLPALGETVHAARGLGCRWNGRPARVSGVTDLARARLVVTSTKLMAAHGRAAAFERLRAACYTDRGWSDAYGYALLATGRAEVVLDPVMSIWDNAALLPVVTEAGGTFTDWTGQTTHRAREALATNGHLYDAVLRELRGD; from the coding sequence ATGAAGCCGCGTGAGCTGCAGAGCATCCTGGATTTCGCGATTGAAAGCGCGCAGTTGGCCGGGCGTCTGACGCTGCGTTACTTCAACGCGGACACGCCCGCGGAAATGAAGGCCGATAATACCCCGATTACGATCGCCGACCGGGAAGCCGAAGAGCTGCTCCGCCGGCGCATCGCCGACGCCTTCCCGACGCACGGCATCCTCGGCGAGGAGTTCGGGGAGTCGCGGGGGTGTTCGCCGGCCCGCTGGATTCTGGATCCCATCGACGGGACGCAGTCGTTCATCAGCGGCGTGCCGCTCTACAGCGTGCTCGTCGGGTTGGAGTGGGAAGGTGAGATGGTCGTGGGCGTCATCCATCTACCGGCGCTGGGCGAAACGGTGCACGCCGCCCGCGGGCTGGGCTGCCGGTGGAACGGTCGGCCAGCGCGGGTCTCCGGCGTGACGGACCTCGCGCGGGCCCGTCTCGTCGTGACGTCGACCAAGTTGATGGCCGCACACGGACGCGCGGCAGCCTTCGAGCGTCTGCGGGCGGCGTGTTACACCGACCGCGGCTGGTCCGACGCGTATGGCTATGCCCTGCTGGCCACCGGCCGGGCCGAGGTCGTGCTCGACCCGGTGATGAGCATCTGGGACAACGCGGCGCTGCTGCCGGTCGTCACGGAAGCGGGCGGGACTTTCACGGACTGGACGGGGCAGACAACACATCGGGCACGCGAGGCGCTGGCCACCAACGGCCACCTGTACGACGCCGTGCTGCGCGAACTCCGCGGCGACTGA